A section of the Hevea brasiliensis isolate MT/VB/25A 57/8 chromosome 17, ASM3005281v1, whole genome shotgun sequence genome encodes:
- the LOC110672090 gene encoding uncharacterized protein LOC110672090 encodes MATLQKFKLLATECGVAQSPTRSPRTSPVVHLRRKKTTLRMLLSRSSGSGRRSPPRHERPPIHCQPRIAAPLPEKKRDTLKDLFVSSPSFEDEENKGKVREMIGGKCEVFTMRVNGLAGEPADSPRQGWIGFRHRSLIRRAWRPILVAIPEDE; translated from the coding sequence ATGGCAACGTTGCAGAAGTTCAAGCTGCTCGCAACCGAATGCGGAGTGGCTCAGAGTCCAACGCGAAGCCCGAGAACAAGTCCTGTTGTTCATCTCCGTCGTAAGAAAACCACTCTCCGTATGCTGCTCAGCCGAAGCTCAGGCTCTGGCCGCCGGTCACCTCCCAGACATGAGCGACCTCCGATTCATTGCCAACCGAGAATCGCTGCACCGCTGCCAGAGAAAAAGAGAGATACATTAAAGGACTTGTTCGTGTCATCGCCGTCATTTGAGGATGAAGAAAACAAAGGCAAGGTTAGAGAGATGATTGGAGGCAAGTGTGAAGTGTTTACAATGAGAGTGAACGGTTTGGCAGGTGAACCGGCCGATTCGCCTAGACAGGGATGGATCGGGTTTAGACATAGGTCTCTGATAAGGAGAGCTTGGCGGCCTATACTGGTTGCCATTCCAGAGGATGAGTAG
- the LOC110672094 gene encoding LEAF RUST 10 DISEASE-RESISTANCE LOCUS RECEPTOR-LIKE PROTEIN KINASE-like 1.1 isoform X2, whose amino-acid sequence MAPLSVLLFFLFSHLPFLYSAETSKYPSPCPNFKCGKLGDIRFPFTPATNPACGLLKVNCSDHKIQLQRRGRWYKVENISEADTISISDSELQNHLDKERCDFFEEFSTPRSRMVSFQFVPNITLFKCNRSFNSTHGSGFSYDTTCNNSLYFNHTNGSNPSFLPHSCSTILLPGLWVRNHNHYDIKLKFQARVYVSLECSSCHFERGGQCEIKSNGDFFCANARRPAKGGQKWGWRQTLALVLGLAAIMVISPTIILIWCRYERKYSSSNFIPSNNSYDPSTKSEIEGGSVYSGVPIFPYTEVEEATSNFDSQKELGDGGFGAVYYGKLQDGREVAVKRLYDHNYKRVKQFLNEIEILRRLHHRNLVSLYGCTSLCSRELLLIYEYVPNGTVADHLHGDRAKSGSLTWPIRMRIAIETASALAYLHASDIIHRDVKTDNILLDNDFSVKVADFGLSRLFPIDATHISTAPQGTAGYVDPEYYYCYQLTDKSDVYSFGVVLVELISSIPAVDITRHRDEINLANLAKNKIQRCEFDELIDPSLGYKLDKEVKRMTTSVAELAFLCLQQGKEMRPSMDDVLEQLQRIESGEYALDSLEE is encoded by the exons ATGGCGCCTCTCTCTGTTTTActattctttcttttctctcatcTTCCGTTTCTTTACTCTGCTGAAACATCGAAATACCCCTCTCCTTGTCCAAACTTCAAATGTGGAAAATTGGGCGATATTAGGTTTCCTTTCACTCCAGCAACGAACCCGGCCTGTGGGCTGTTGAAAGTAAATTGTAGCGACCACAAGATCCAACTGCAGAGGCGAGGAAGATGGTATAAAGTTGAGAACATCTCTGAGGCTGACACCATTTCTATCAGTGATTCAGAACTTCAGAATCATTTGGATAAAGAACGATGTGATTTCTTTGAGGAATTCTCTACTCCCCGCTCTAGAATGGTCTCTTTCCAATTTGTACCTAATATTACCTTGTTCAAATGCAACCGCAGCTTCAACAGCACTCACGGCTCTGGTTTTAGTTATGATACAACTTGTAACAATAGTCTTTATTTTAATCACACAAATGGTAGTAATCCAAGTTTTCTTCCTCATAGCTGTTCAACCATTCTCCTCCCAGGACTTTGGGTTCGAAATCACAATCACTACGACATAAAATTGAAGTTTCAAGCTCGAGTATATGTATCTCTTGAATGTAGCAGTTGTCATTTTGAAAGAGGAGGTCAATGTGAAATTAAGAGCAATGGAGATTTTTTCTGTGCTAATGCAAGAAGACCTGCCAAAG GGGGACAAAAATGGGGATGGCGACAAACACTAG CTTTAGTTCTTGGACTTGCTGCAATAATGGTTATTTCACCGACCATAATTTTAATCTGGTGTCGATATGAGAGAAAATATTCCTCCTCAAACTTCATCCCATCAAATAATTCTTATGATCCCTCCACAAAGTCAGAAATCGAAGGGGGCAGTGTCTACTCTGGTGTCCCCATCTTCCCCTATACCGAAGTTGAAGAAGCCACAAGTAACTTCGATTCTCAAAAGGAACTTGGAGATGGAGGTTTTGGGGCTGTGTACTATG GCAAACTTCAAGACGGACGTGAAGTTGCAGTCAAGCGCCTATATGATCACAACTATAAAAGGGTTAAGCAATTCCTCAATGAAATTGAAATCCTTAGACGCCTGCACCACAGAAATCTCGTGTCCCTCTATGGTTGCACTTCACTGTGCAGTCGTGAACTCCTCCTTATCTATGAATATGTTCCAAATGGCACTGTCGCTGATCATCTCCATGGTGATCGAGCCAAGTCTGGTTCTCTCACCTGGCCCATTCGGATGAGGATTGCCATAGAAACAGCTAGTGCATTGGCTTACCTTCATGCTTCTGACATCATTCATCGAGATGTGAAAACAGACAACATTCTCCTTGACAACGATTTCAGTGTGAAAGTTGCAGATTTTGGGCTTTCCAGATTGTTCCCAATTGATGCTACTCATATCTCAACTGCTCCACAAGGAACTGCTGGCTATGTTGACCCTGAATACTACTACTGTTACCAGCTAACTGATAAGAGCGATGTCTATAGCTTTGGTGTTGTCCTTGTTGAGCTCATATCATCAATACCCGCTGTTGATATAACAAGGCATAGGGATGAGATTAATTTGGCCAATTTAGCAAAAAATAAGATTCAAAGGTGTGAATTTGATGAGTTGATTGACCCATCTCTTGGGTACAAGTTAGACAAGGAAGTTAAAAGAATGACAACTTCAGTTGCAGAGTTGGCTTTTCTATGTTTACAACAAGGTAAGGAAATGAGACCTTCTATGGATGATGTACTGGAGCAACTACAGAGAATTGAAAGTGGAGAATATGCGTTGGACAGCCTGGAGGAGTAA
- the LOC110672094 gene encoding LEAF RUST 10 DISEASE-RESISTANCE LOCUS RECEPTOR-LIKE PROTEIN KINASE-like 1.1 isoform X1, translating to MAPLSVLLFFLFSHLPFLYSAETSKYPSPCPNFKCGKLGDIRFPFTPATNPACGLLKVNCSDHKIQLQRRGRWYKVENISEADTISISDSELQNHLDKERCDFFEEFSTPRSRMVSFQFVPNITLFKCNRSFNSTHGSGFSYDTTCNNSLYFNHTNGSNPSFLPHSCSTILLPGLWVRNHNHYDIKLKFQARVYVSLECSSCHFERGGQCEIKSNGDFFCANARRPAKGVQDDAGGQKWGWRQTLALVLGLAAIMVISPTIILIWCRYERKYSSSNFIPSNNSYDPSTKSEIEGGSVYSGVPIFPYTEVEEATSNFDSQKELGDGGFGAVYYGKLQDGREVAVKRLYDHNYKRVKQFLNEIEILRRLHHRNLVSLYGCTSLCSRELLLIYEYVPNGTVADHLHGDRAKSGSLTWPIRMRIAIETASALAYLHASDIIHRDVKTDNILLDNDFSVKVADFGLSRLFPIDATHISTAPQGTAGYVDPEYYYCYQLTDKSDVYSFGVVLVELISSIPAVDITRHRDEINLANLAKNKIQRCEFDELIDPSLGYKLDKEVKRMTTSVAELAFLCLQQGKEMRPSMDDVLEQLQRIESGEYALDSLEE from the exons ATGGCGCCTCTCTCTGTTTTActattctttcttttctctcatcTTCCGTTTCTTTACTCTGCTGAAACATCGAAATACCCCTCTCCTTGTCCAAACTTCAAATGTGGAAAATTGGGCGATATTAGGTTTCCTTTCACTCCAGCAACGAACCCGGCCTGTGGGCTGTTGAAAGTAAATTGTAGCGACCACAAGATCCAACTGCAGAGGCGAGGAAGATGGTATAAAGTTGAGAACATCTCTGAGGCTGACACCATTTCTATCAGTGATTCAGAACTTCAGAATCATTTGGATAAAGAACGATGTGATTTCTTTGAGGAATTCTCTACTCCCCGCTCTAGAATGGTCTCTTTCCAATTTGTACCTAATATTACCTTGTTCAAATGCAACCGCAGCTTCAACAGCACTCACGGCTCTGGTTTTAGTTATGATACAACTTGTAACAATAGTCTTTATTTTAATCACACAAATGGTAGTAATCCAAGTTTTCTTCCTCATAGCTGTTCAACCATTCTCCTCCCAGGACTTTGGGTTCGAAATCACAATCACTACGACATAAAATTGAAGTTTCAAGCTCGAGTATATGTATCTCTTGAATGTAGCAGTTGTCATTTTGAAAGAGGAGGTCAATGTGAAATTAAGAGCAATGGAGATTTTTTCTGTGCTAATGCAAGAAGACCTGCCAAAGGTGTTCAGGATGACGCAG GGGGACAAAAATGGGGATGGCGACAAACACTAG CTTTAGTTCTTGGACTTGCTGCAATAATGGTTATTTCACCGACCATAATTTTAATCTGGTGTCGATATGAGAGAAAATATTCCTCCTCAAACTTCATCCCATCAAATAATTCTTATGATCCCTCCACAAAGTCAGAAATCGAAGGGGGCAGTGTCTACTCTGGTGTCCCCATCTTCCCCTATACCGAAGTTGAAGAAGCCACAAGTAACTTCGATTCTCAAAAGGAACTTGGAGATGGAGGTTTTGGGGCTGTGTACTATG GCAAACTTCAAGACGGACGTGAAGTTGCAGTCAAGCGCCTATATGATCACAACTATAAAAGGGTTAAGCAATTCCTCAATGAAATTGAAATCCTTAGACGCCTGCACCACAGAAATCTCGTGTCCCTCTATGGTTGCACTTCACTGTGCAGTCGTGAACTCCTCCTTATCTATGAATATGTTCCAAATGGCACTGTCGCTGATCATCTCCATGGTGATCGAGCCAAGTCTGGTTCTCTCACCTGGCCCATTCGGATGAGGATTGCCATAGAAACAGCTAGTGCATTGGCTTACCTTCATGCTTCTGACATCATTCATCGAGATGTGAAAACAGACAACATTCTCCTTGACAACGATTTCAGTGTGAAAGTTGCAGATTTTGGGCTTTCCAGATTGTTCCCAATTGATGCTACTCATATCTCAACTGCTCCACAAGGAACTGCTGGCTATGTTGACCCTGAATACTACTACTGTTACCAGCTAACTGATAAGAGCGATGTCTATAGCTTTGGTGTTGTCCTTGTTGAGCTCATATCATCAATACCCGCTGTTGATATAACAAGGCATAGGGATGAGATTAATTTGGCCAATTTAGCAAAAAATAAGATTCAAAGGTGTGAATTTGATGAGTTGATTGACCCATCTCTTGGGTACAAGTTAGACAAGGAAGTTAAAAGAATGACAACTTCAGTTGCAGAGTTGGCTTTTCTATGTTTACAACAAGGTAAGGAAATGAGACCTTCTATGGATGATGTACTGGAGCAACTACAGAGAATTGAAAGTGGAGAATATGCGTTGGACAGCCTGGAGGAGTAA
- the LOC110672086 gene encoding LEAF RUST 10 DISEASE-RESISTANCE LOCUS RECEPTOR-LIKE PROTEIN KINASE-like 1.1 codes for MAAFSLILLFALFLSLFPFIKGCPPPFPCGRVGPISYPFTSKFGFDAGCGLFVMDDCDKEIPKIKFDRGPGNWYQVESISPYEENGIQLPRDISFDMLISKNFSFDIKLQNQLSSNKCESFNNLSLPTLTYASFQIDSSLTTIYKCNHSVDFPEPSFNFISYTKCHDFKIYYPKKDNARIPRPLRNCSIVQLPLNTNNDHDDIFRMLAAKFSLNVSIRLDCYHCYLRGGECKTNNGTEKCIQPLPPPERHKVKCCLPGIGCATFTAIILMAIITFFWHRYKKRKNDSSNLLPRNTSADLFSKSDREGSNIFYGVSVFSYTELEEATNNFASENELGDGGFGTVHYGMLRDGREVAVKRLRERNYHKVQQFLNEIEILTRMRHKNLVSLYGCTSRRSRELLLVYEYIPNGTVADHLHGDQASSSPLTWPIRMRIAIETADALAYLHASDVIHRDVKTNNILLDNYFSVKVADFGLSRLFPNDVTHVSTAPQGTPGYLDPEYFQCYQLTDKSDVYSFGVVLVELLSSMPAVDITRQRGEINLAKLAVSKIQRSAFDELIDPCLGYQSDEEVKRMTTSVAELAFLCLQQDSELRPPMDEVLEELKRIDSPQEESHFLKENYDNA; via the exons ATGGCTGCTTTCTCTTTGATTCTTCTCTTtgcactctttctctctctttttccctTTATCAAGGGTTGTCCACCCCCTTTTCCCTGTGGAAGAGTCGGTCCAATCAGTTACCCTTTCACGAGCAAATTTGGATTTGATGCGGGATGCGGTCTCTTTGTAATGGATGATTGCGATAAAGAAATTCCGAAGATCAAGTTTGATAGGGGACCTGGAAATTGGTATCAAGTCGAAAGCATCTCCCCATATGAAGAAAATGGGATCCAGTTACCGAGAGACATTTCGTTTGACATGCTTATCAGTAAAAACTTTTCGTTTGACATAAAGCTCCAGAATCAGTTGAGTTCCAATAAATGTGAGTCCTTCAACAATCTGAGTCTTCCCACTCTCACATACGCTTCTTTTCAAATTGACTCCAGTCTAACAACCATATACAAATGCAACCACTCTGTAGATTTTCCAGAaccttcttttaattttattagttatacaAAGTGCCACGACTTcaaaatctattaccctaagaaGGATAATGCAAGGATACCGAGGCCTCTGCGTAACTGCTCAATTGTGCAGCTCCCACTAAACACAAACAATGATCATGACGACATATTCCGAATGTTAGCTGCTAAATTCTCTCTTAATGTAAGCATACGGCTTGATTGTTACCACTGTTATTTACGTGGTGGAGAATGTAAAACCAACAATGGAACAGAGAAATGCATCCAGCCACTTCCTCCTCCAGAAAGACACAAAG TTAAATGCTGTCTCCCAGGTATCGGATGTGCTACTTTCACTGCGATAATTTTGATGGCCATCATAACTTTCTTCTGGCATCGATATAAAAAACGAAAAAATGATTCCTCGAACCTTCTCCCAAGAAACACTTCTGCTGATCTATTCTCAAAATCAGATAGGGAAGGGAGCAATATCTTCTATGGGGTCTCCGTCTTCTCTTACACTGAACTTGAAGAAGCCACTAATAACTTTGCTTCTGAGAATGAACTAGGAGATGGAGGTTTTGGAACTGTACACTATG GCATGCTTCGAGATGGGCGTGAAGTTGCAGTCAAGCGCCTACGTGAGCGCAACTACCACAAGGTTCAGCAATTCCTTAATGAGATTGAAATCTTGACACGCATGCGCCACAAAAATTTAGTGTCCCTCTATGGGTGCACTTCACGCCGCAGCCGTGAGCTCCTCCTTGTGTACGAATACATTCCTAATGGGACTGTTGCTGATCATCTCCATGGTGATCAAGCCAGTTCTAGCCCGCTCACCTGGCCTATTCGAATGAGGATTGCCATAGAAACAGCTGATGCACTGGCTTACCTCCATGCTTCTGATGTCATTCATCGAGATGTGAAGACCAACAACATTCTCCTTGACAACTATTTCTCTGTCAAAGTTGCAGATTTTGGCCTTTCTAGATTGTTCCCAAATGATGTCACTCACGTCTCAACTGCCCCACAGGGGACTCCTGGCTACCTTGACCCTGAATATTTCCAATGTTACCAGCTAACTGATAAGAGTGATGTCTATAGCTTTGGTGTTGTCCTTGTTGAACTCTTATCATCCATGCCTGCTGTTGACATAACTAGACAGCGGGGTGAGATTAATTTGGCTAAGTTAGCAGTAAGCAAGATCCAAAGATCTGCTTTTGATGAGTTGATTGACCCCTGTCTTGGGTATCAGTCAGATGAGGAAGTTAAAAGAATGACAACCAGTGTTGCAGAATTAGCTTTTCTGTGTTTGCAGCAAGATAGTGAATTGAGACCTCCTATGGATGAGGTGTTGGAGGAACTAAAGAGAATTGACAGCCCACAAGAAGAGTCACATTTTCTAAAGGAAAACTATGATAATGCCTGA